A single window of Flavobacterium sp. 140616W15 DNA harbors:
- a CDS encoding LacI family DNA-binding transcriptional regulator, which translates to MKKITIKDIATEAQVSISTVSFVINDKGEKMGISPAVIKKVQEVADKLNYRPSMIATSLRTGKTRSIGLIVEDISNQFFADLARVIEDEAKSIDYRVFYCSTGGDDERSEELIHSLLQANVDGFIITPTEKLEKSIDLLLKLQKPVVLIDRYFPGQKVSHVVMDNYEGSHSATKYLLNKGRKNIAVVNTNSGMIQMKLREDGYRDALKEEGIYNESLVLHMDYNSSEENKIADIFSFFTKNPKIDAVLFLANYMGLAGLQAFRGMKFRIPEDVSVISFDDHDSFRLHTPTISVIAQPIKEIAENAIKLLMDQMTGIKPFVIEGIRKKGNLIIRESV; encoded by the coding sequence ATGAAAAAGATTACAATTAAGGATATTGCCACAGAGGCGCAAGTGTCTATATCTACTGTATCTTTTGTTATTAATGATAAAGGCGAAAAAATGGGTATTAGCCCTGCAGTTATTAAGAAAGTGCAAGAAGTTGCCGATAAGCTTAATTATCGACCAAGTATGATTGCTACGAGTCTTAGAACAGGAAAGACTAGATCTATCGGACTTATTGTTGAAGATATTTCGAATCAGTTCTTTGCAGATCTAGCCAGAGTTATTGAAGATGAAGCTAAAAGTATTGATTATAGAGTTTTTTATTGTAGTACAGGAGGAGATGATGAGCGTTCTGAAGAACTGATACATAGTCTTTTGCAGGCAAATGTTGATGGTTTTATTATAACACCAACAGAAAAGCTTGAAAAAAGTATCGACCTGCTTTTAAAATTGCAAAAGCCAGTAGTATTAATCGATAGATATTTTCCAGGTCAAAAAGTGAGCCATGTGGTTATGGATAATTACGAAGGTTCTCATTCTGCAACTAAATATCTATTAAATAAAGGAAGAAAAAATATTGCTGTTGTTAATACTAATTCAGGAATGATCCAGATGAAGTTGAGAGAAGATGGATATAGGGATGCCTTAAAAGAGGAAGGTATTTATAATGAGTCTCTTGTTCTTCATATGGATTACAATAGCAGCGAGGAAAATAAAATTGCTGATATATTTAGTTTTTTTACAAAGAACCCAAAGATAGATGCCGTATTATTTTTGGCGAATTACATGGGATTAGCAGGTCTTCAGGCTTTTAGAGGTATGAAGTTTAGGATTCCAGAAGATGTTTCGGTTATAAGTTTTGATGATCACGATAGTTTTCGATTACATACTCCAACCATATCAGTTATTGCACAGCCAATTAAAGAAATAGCCGAAAATGCAATAAAATTATTGATGGATCAAATGACAGGGATTAAACCTTTTGTTATTGAAGGAATACGTAAAAAAGGAAATTTAATAATAAGAGAATCGGTATAA
- a CDS encoding type I phosphomannose isomerase catalytic subunit — MSIKMYPLQFEPILKERIWGGEKLKTVLNKPIVSNITGESWELSTVEGDVSVVANGEHKGKSLAELIEKLPNEILGTRVYNRFGKQFPLLFKYLNAREDLSIQVHPNDQLAKERHNSFGKTEMWYIMQADPEARIIVGFKEDSNKEEYVENLKNNTLVSILDDVKVKAGDVFFLETGIVHAIGAGLVVAEIQQTSDITYRLYDFDRVDAQGNKRELHVDLALDAINYNKVDTYKKYETIVNESNVVVDCPYFTTNFIPLSGVVKVNRNKDTFTVYMCVEGAFEIRYENVIYQYKKGDTVLIPAAIDGYVLNGEASILEVSI, encoded by the coding sequence ATGAGCATAAAAATGTACCCTTTGCAATTTGAACCAATCTTGAAAGAGAGAATCTGGGGAGGCGAAAAATTAAAAACAGTTCTTAACAAACCTATCGTTTCTAATATTACAGGGGAGAGCTGGGAATTATCTACTGTAGAAGGAGATGTAAGTGTTGTTGCAAATGGAGAGCATAAAGGGAAATCATTAGCAGAATTAATAGAGAAACTACCAAACGAAATTTTAGGCACAAGAGTTTATAACCGATTTGGAAAACAATTTCCATTGCTTTTTAAATATCTAAATGCTCGAGAAGATTTATCGATACAAGTACATCCTAATGATCAGTTGGCAAAAGAACGTCATAATTCATTTGGTAAAACAGAAATGTGGTACATAATGCAGGCAGATCCTGAAGCAAGAATCATTGTTGGATTTAAAGAAGATTCCAATAAAGAAGAGTATGTTGAAAATCTAAAGAACAATACATTAGTATCTATTTTAGATGATGTAAAGGTTAAAGCAGGTGATGTGTTCTTTTTAGAAACAGGAATAGTTCATGCTATTGGCGCAGGATTGGTTGTTGCAGAAATTCAGCAAACATCGGATATTACCTATCGATTATATGATTTTGATAGAGTAGATGCTCAAGGAAATAAAAGAGAACTACATGTTGATTTGGCATTAGATGCTATCAATTATAATAAAGTTGATACATATAAGAAATATGAAACTATTGTAAATGAATCTAATGTAGTTGTAGATTGTCCTTATTTTACAACAAATTTTATTCCGTTAAGCGGAGTCGTTAAAGTGAATAGAAATAAAGATACTTTTACAGTCTATATGTGTGTTGAAGGAGCTTTCGAAATTAGATATGAAAATGTAATTTATCAATACAAAAAAGGAGATACGGTTTTGATTCCTGCAGCTATAGATGGGTATGTATTAAATGGAGAAGCATCAATTTTGGAAGTGAGTATTTAG
- a CDS encoding glycoside hydrolase family 97 protein yields MKNILFICFFIFVSTSFTNAQELKSPNGNLTLKFHLNSEGTPIYSLSYKKKEVIKESKLGLIIKSDIMLNKDFQIAGTKFQSENSTWKPVLGEQKEIQNHYNELKVALIQEKSKRKIAIYFRLFNDGLGFRYEFPVQENLRHFIIQEETTEFNLTGDHKLFWIPGDYDTNEYSYTTSKISEMQSLVYDAVHVPLAAQTPIKNLATQTPLMIKTDAGLYINIHEAALKNYPAMCLNVDDKTYSLSSHLVPDAVGNKGYIQTGSFTPWRTIVVSDDARNILASKMILNLNEPCNFEDTSWIKPVKYIGVWWEYFIGGGSTWAYSDNQDVVIGTTDFSKLKPNNTHGANTKHVKEYIDFAAVNGFDAVLVEGWNEGWEDNTAFKKERIYSFTKAYPDFDVKELNNYANKKNVKIIMHHETTSSTAEYERQLNGALNFMTDNNYNAVKTGYVGPIIPRGEHHDGQQMVNHYTYVAKEAAKHKIMVNSHEAVRPTGLHRTYPNWFAQESARGTEFEAMEGVHPDHTTILPFTRLMGGPMDYTPGIFQGDLSVYGSKKNKLSTTLVKQLALYVTMYSPLQMAADLPENYIRFKDAFQFIKDVALDWDETYILEAEPGDFITIARKTKGKQEWFVGGITDEKPRTAMIDFSFLPVGKSYTATIYEDGKTADYKTNPQSYNIRKVTVNSKTKLKQKLAPSGGVAISIK; encoded by the coding sequence ATGAAAAATATACTTTTTATCTGCTTTTTTATTTTTGTTTCAACTTCATTTACGAATGCTCAGGAACTTAAATCGCCAAATGGTAATTTGACTTTAAAGTTTCATTTGAATTCTGAAGGAACGCCAATTTACTCATTAAGTTATAAGAAAAAAGAAGTAATCAAGGAAAGTAAATTAGGCTTAATTATAAAGTCGGATATTATGCTGAATAAAGATTTCCAGATTGCAGGTACCAAGTTTCAATCAGAAAACAGTACTTGGAAACCAGTTTTAGGAGAGCAAAAAGAGATACAAAATCATTATAATGAATTGAAAGTAGCGCTTATTCAAGAGAAAAGTAAGCGAAAAATAGCAATATATTTCCGTTTGTTTAATGATGGTTTAGGATTTAGATATGAATTTCCTGTGCAAGAAAATTTGCGTCATTTTATTATTCAGGAAGAAACAACTGAGTTTAATTTAACAGGAGATCATAAACTCTTTTGGATCCCAGGTGATTATGATACAAACGAATATAGTTATACGACTTCTAAAATATCAGAAATGCAATCTTTGGTGTATGATGCAGTTCATGTTCCACTTGCAGCACAAACACCAATTAAGAATTTGGCAACACAAACACCTTTAATGATAAAGACCGATGCAGGACTTTATATCAATATTCACGAAGCAGCTTTAAAAAATTATCCTGCAATGTGCCTTAATGTCGATGATAAAACCTATTCGTTAAGTTCGCATCTTGTACCAGATGCTGTGGGTAATAAAGGCTATATTCAAACAGGAAGTTTTACGCCTTGGCGAACAATTGTTGTAAGTGATGATGCTAGAAATATCTTGGCTTCAAAAATGATATTGAATCTTAATGAACCATGTAATTTTGAAGATACTTCTTGGATTAAACCCGTAAAATATATTGGTGTTTGGTGGGAATATTTTATAGGAGGTGGATCTACTTGGGCATATTCGGATAATCAGGATGTGGTTATTGGAACTACCGATTTTTCAAAATTAAAACCTAATAACACGCATGGAGCCAATACTAAACATGTCAAAGAGTATATTGATTTTGCTGCTGTAAATGGCTTTGATGCCGTTTTGGTTGAAGGATGGAATGAAGGATGGGAAGATAATACTGCCTTTAAGAAAGAACGCATTTATAGTTTTACTAAAGCATATCCTGATTTTGATGTAAAGGAATTGAATAACTATGCAAATAAAAAGAATGTAAAAATTATTATGCATCATGAAACTACATCTTCGACCGCTGAATATGAACGACAATTAAATGGGGCATTAAATTTCATGACCGATAATAATTATAATGCGGTTAAAACAGGATATGTTGGTCCAATCATTCCAAGAGGAGAACATCATGATGGGCAGCAAATGGTGAATCATTATACTTACGTTGCTAAAGAAGCCGCAAAGCATAAAATCATGGTAAATTCACATGAGGCAGTTCGACCTACAGGTTTGCATCGTACCTATCCTAACTGGTTTGCACAAGAATCAGCACGAGGAACAGAGTTTGAAGCAATGGAAGGAGTTCATCCGGATCATACTACAATCTTGCCTTTTACCCGACTAATGGGAGGTCCTATGGATTATACGCCTGGAATTTTTCAAGGAGATTTATCGGTTTACGGATCTAAAAAGAATAAATTAAGTACAACATTGGTAAAACAATTGGCATTGTATGTAACCATGTACAGTCCGTTACAAATGGCAGCTGATCTACCTGAAAACTACATTCGTTTTAAAGATGCATTTCAGTTTATAAAAGATGTTGCTTTAGATTGGGATGAAACCTATATTCTAGAAGCCGAACCTGGAGATTTTATTACAATTGCCAGAAAAACAAAAGGAAAGCAAGAATGGTTTGTTGGCGGAATTACTGATGAAAAGCCACGTACTGCTATGATTGATTTTAGTTTTCTGCCAGTTGGGAAATCATACACAGCAACGATTTATGAAGACGGAAAAACAGCAGATTACAAAACCAATCCGCAATCGTATAACATTCGTAAAGTAACTGTAAATAGCAAAACTAAATTGAAACAAAAATTAGCTCCTAGTGGTGGAGTAGCTATTTCTATAAAATAA
- a CDS encoding JAB domain-containing protein, giving the protein MNVKITDKDKIEIGGARDLYGIMQRILLRENEIDREKEHFWMIGLNMANTILYIELVSMGSVRATQVEPMNVYRVAVLKGATSVLAVHNHPSGRMTPSDADKDVTDRLIQVGKILNIELLDHLIISPERYMSFLDVGLMDELEKSVKYVPTYQIEERIRKQVLEIKKEMEKTIKEKTDKLKETNKKFKETTDKFKETAQTEKSLRIETENRVVANLLDKNMTVEEIAAILNLTLKEVEKISKNRKL; this is encoded by the coding sequence ATGAATGTCAAGATAACAGATAAGGATAAGATTGAAATAGGAGGTGCTCGTGATTTATATGGAATCATGCAGCGTATTTTATTGCGTGAAAATGAAATAGACCGCGAGAAAGAACATTTCTGGATGATAGGGCTTAACATGGCAAACACTATTTTGTATATCGAATTAGTGAGCATGGGCAGCGTAAGAGCTACACAGGTTGAGCCAATGAATGTATATAGAGTGGCTGTGCTAAAAGGAGCAACAAGTGTACTAGCGGTGCATAACCACCCGAGTGGAAGAATGACTCCATCTGATGCTGATAAAGATGTAACAGACAGATTGATACAAGTAGGCAAGATTTTGAATATAGAGCTTCTAGATCATCTTATTATTAGTCCAGAGCGATATATGAGCTTTCTAGATGTAGGATTAATGGATGAATTAGAGAAAAGTGTAAAATATGTTCCTACCTACCAAATAGAAGAAAGAATCCGTAAACAGGTGCTGGAAATAAAAAAAGAAATGGAGAAAACCATAAAGGAAAAAACAGATAAGCTTAAAGAGACAAATAAAAAATTTAAAGAAACAACTGATAAATTTAAAGAAACTGCACAAACTGAAAAGTCGTTAAGAATTGAGACTGAAAATAGAGTTGTAGCTAATCTATTAGATAAAAATATGACAGTCGAAGAAATAGCTGCTATTTTGAATCTTACCTTAAAAGAAGTAGAGAAAATTAGTAAAAACAGAAAATTGTAA
- a CDS encoding heavy-metal-associated domain-containing protein produces MNSIKNLLMVMTLLLSVTFASAQIKNKTTETVKINGNCSMCKKTIETAANINKEAKVNWNETTKMATITYDNKKTNLDAILKRVADAGYDNEKFTAPNSVYDELHGCCQYDREASPKKAQ; encoded by the coding sequence ATGAACTCAATAAAAAATTTATTGATGGTAATGACTCTATTACTATCAGTTACTTTCGCCAGCGCGCAAATAAAAAATAAAACTACCGAAACTGTAAAAATCAATGGTAACTGCAGTATGTGCAAGAAAACCATCGAAACTGCAGCAAACATAAATAAAGAAGCCAAAGTAAACTGGAATGAAACTACTAAAATGGCAACCATTACTTACGATAACAAGAAAACTAATCTTGATGCAATACTAAAACGTGTTGCTGATGCTGGATATGATAATGAAAAATTTACAGCTCCTAATTCTGTTTATGATGAACTACACGGATGTTGCCAATATGATAGAGAAGCAAGCCCTAAAAAAGCGCAATAG
- a CDS encoding TlpA disulfide reductase family protein yields MFKIKNIITLFVLVATVSVASAQIKIGDSFPDVQLQNNKNATVKLNSFKGKTVLVDFWASWCAPCRVANKKLVKLYDQYKGQNFEIVGISIDIDKTKWLKAIEKDKLKHQQLIDPKGFDAKTAVTFGVDALPSAYLFDASGKLIAINPTEAQIIAQIKKNKK; encoded by the coding sequence ATGTTCAAAATAAAAAATATAATCACATTATTTGTCCTTGTTGCAACAGTTTCTGTAGCAAGTGCACAAATAAAAATAGGAGATTCTTTTCCAGATGTTCAGCTTCAAAACAATAAGAATGCTACCGTTAAACTAAATTCTTTTAAAGGAAAAACAGTTTTAGTAGACTTTTGGGCTTCATGGTGTGCTCCTTGCAGAGTTGCCAATAAAAAATTGGTAAAACTATATGACCAATACAAAGGTCAGAACTTTGAAATTGTTGGAATATCAATAGATATCGACAAAACTAAATGGTTAAAAGCCATCGAAAAAGATAAACTGAAGCACCAGCAATTAATCGACCCTAAAGGTTTTGATGCTAAAACGGCTGTAACTTTTGGAGTTGATGCCTTGCCATCTGCCTATCTTTTTGATGCATCAGGAAAACTGATTGCTATAAACCCAACTGAAGCGCAAATAATTGCACAAATCAAAAAAAACAAAAAATAA
- a CDS encoding heavy-metal-associated domain-containing protein yields the protein MKTINIKFIAVTLVLLLTGVKSYSQISKAEIMATGLTCSMCSNAINKQLKSFAEVDSIATDLNTNTFTVYFKKDNSLQPKVLRKAVEKAGFFVGSLVLTAKFHTDKIEDNTTLKVDDATYTFIDIKTPVAHAEVKYRVLDKGFVTQKEYKKLIKSYSKYPGYATENENDYYLKAL from the coding sequence ATGAAAACCATAAATATAAAATTCATAGCTGTTACACTTGTACTATTATTAACTGGTGTAAAATCATATTCTCAAATTTCTAAAGCCGAAATAATGGCAACTGGATTAACTTGTTCTATGTGCTCTAATGCCATAAACAAACAATTAAAATCCTTTGCCGAAGTAGATAGCATTGCTACTGATTTGAATACAAATACATTTACTGTTTACTTCAAAAAAGACAATTCATTACAGCCTAAAGTACTAAGAAAAGCGGTTGAAAAAGCGGGTTTCTTTGTAGGTTCTTTAGTTTTAACAGCTAAGTTTCATACTGATAAAATCGAGGATAATACAACTCTAAAAGTTGATGATGCTACCTATACTTTTATCGATATTAAAACCCCAGTTGCTCATGCAGAAGTAAAATATAGAGTTCTGGATAAAGGTTTTGTAACCCAAAAAGAGTACAAAAAATTAATTAAATCATATTCTAAGTATCCTGGTTATGCTACAGAAAATGAAAATGATTATTACTTAAAAGCACTATAA
- a CDS encoding TlpA disulfide reductase family protein: MNSIKNILIAITVLLSITSINAQIKKGDSFPNIQLQNDTNKTVKLNSYTGKTVLVDFWASWCPYCRIANKNLVKLYDKYKGQNFEIVGISVDISKAKWLQAIKEDKLKSPQLIDPKGFDAKSVAIFGVKGIPSTYLFNTSGKLIAINPTEAQIIAQIKKK, translated from the coding sequence ATGAATTCAATAAAAAATATATTGATAGCAATAACCGTATTATTATCTATCACTTCTATTAATGCACAAATTAAAAAAGGTGATTCTTTCCCAAATATCCAATTACAGAATGATACGAATAAAACAGTCAAACTAAATTCTTATACGGGAAAAACAGTTTTAGTTGATTTTTGGGCATCTTGGTGTCCGTATTGTCGAATAGCCAACAAAAATTTAGTGAAACTATATGATAAGTACAAAGGGCAAAATTTTGAGATTGTTGGGATATCGGTAGATATTAGTAAAGCAAAATGGTTACAAGCGATTAAAGAAGACAAACTAAAAAGTCCACAATTGATTGATCCAAAAGGCTTTGATGCCAAATCGGTAGCAATCTTTGGAGTAAAAGGAATACCTAGCACTTACCTTTTTAATACTTCAGGAAAATTAATTGCCATCAACCCAACAGAAGCACAAATAATTGCTCAAATCAAAAAGAAATAA
- a CDS encoding protein-disulfide reductase DsbD codes for MKKIFYLLLLVFAFAKVQAQIINPVKWEASIEKKSDSEYLLSFKGAIESGWHVYSQFTPEDGPLPAEFLFHDNKNNYELIGKATESETKRAFNEIFGVDEIFFSDKAIFTQLIKQINHDKETIQVELSYQVCKENCISETKYFEFNLKTLVAKEIQAADIANEKTTKTAVATTVEKQPESKESDSNLYMIFFIAFLSGFAALLTPCVFPMIPMTVSFFTKQSKTKAKGIKNAIIYGVSIILIYVFLGSVITLLFGADALNALSTNVWFNIIFFVLLVVFAVSFLGAFEIMLPNSWANKVDRQADKGGILGIVFMALALAIVSFSCTGPIIGTLLVEAASKGGIAPIVGMLGFSSALALPFMLFAMFPGWLNTLPKSGGWLNTVKVFLGFLELALAFKFLSNADLVLQLHWFEREIFLAIWIAIFGTLAFYLFGKITLPHDSPTSSISVGRLSMGLVVLVFTIYLIPGLWGAPLKLISGFPPPMTYSESPYGVGGSNKSAAAAIALPDGAHKGPHDIIAFTDYEKGLAYAKSVNKPILLDFTGFACVNCRKMEDYVWSDPRILSILNSEVVLISLYVDDKRELPIEEQYTSKETGKKIKSIGNKWSDFQITRYKANAQPYYIVLDTNEQSLNKPAGYTPDIVEYEQWLKSGIEGFKK; via the coding sequence ATGAAGAAAATCTTTTATTTATTATTACTGGTTTTTGCTTTTGCAAAAGTTCAGGCACAGATTATAAATCCTGTAAAATGGGAAGCTTCAATTGAGAAAAAATCCGACTCTGAATATTTGCTTTCTTTTAAAGGGGCTATCGAATCAGGCTGGCATGTATATTCTCAATTCACTCCCGAAGATGGTCCGCTACCTGCCGAATTCCTTTTTCATGATAACAAAAACAATTATGAACTTATTGGAAAAGCAACCGAAAGCGAAACGAAACGAGCCTTTAATGAAATTTTTGGTGTTGACGAAATCTTCTTTTCAGATAAAGCAATTTTTACTCAATTAATCAAACAAATTAATCACGATAAAGAAACGATACAAGTAGAACTTTCCTATCAAGTTTGTAAAGAAAATTGCATTAGCGAAACAAAATATTTTGAATTTAATCTTAAAACACTTGTTGCAAAAGAAATTCAAGCTGCCGATATTGCAAACGAAAAAACAACTAAAACAGCTGTTGCTACTACGGTAGAAAAACAACCAGAATCAAAAGAATCTGATTCTAATCTATATATGATTTTCTTTATTGCATTCTTATCTGGATTTGCAGCATTGCTTACACCTTGCGTATTCCCAATGATTCCAATGACGGTAAGTTTCTTTACAAAACAAAGTAAAACCAAAGCCAAAGGAATCAAAAATGCAATTATATATGGTGTTTCTATCATCTTGATTTATGTCTTCCTTGGAAGCGTAATTACCTTACTATTTGGCGCCGATGCTCTAAATGCATTATCTACCAATGTATGGTTTAATATTATTTTCTTTGTCTTGCTAGTTGTATTTGCAGTATCTTTTTTAGGTGCTTTCGAAATTATGCTTCCAAATTCATGGGCAAATAAAGTTGACCGTCAAGCGGATAAAGGAGGAATATTAGGAATTGTATTCATGGCTTTAGCTCTTGCAATTGTTTCCTTTTCTTGTACTGGACCAATCATAGGAACTTTACTAGTCGAGGCAGCTTCTAAGGGCGGAATTGCTCCAATTGTAGGAATGCTTGGTTTTTCATCTGCTTTGGCATTACCATTTATGTTATTTGCTATGTTCCCAGGATGGTTAAATACATTACCAAAATCTGGTGGATGGTTAAATACTGTAAAAGTATTTTTGGGTTTTCTAGAACTAGCTTTAGCTTTTAAATTCTTATCTAATGCCGATTTAGTATTGCAATTACATTGGTTCGAAAGAGAAATATTCTTAGCTATTTGGATCGCTATATTTGGTACTTTGGCATTCTACTTATTCGGAAAAATAACCTTGCCGCATGACTCTCCTACGTCTTCAATTTCTGTAGGTCGATTGTCTATGGGATTAGTGGTATTGGTATTTACAATATATCTTATTCCAGGTTTATGGGGTGCACCTTTAAAACTAATAAGCGGTTTCCCGCCACCAATGACTTATAGCGAATCCCCTTATGGTGTAGGAGGCTCAAACAAAAGTGCTGCTGCTGCAATTGCTTTACCAGATGGTGCCCATAAAGGTCCGCATGATATTATAGCTTTTACTGATTATGAAAAAGGATTGGCTTACGCCAAAAGTGTAAACAAACCTATTCTTTTAGATTTTACAGGATTTGCTTGTGTTAATTGTAGAAAAATGGAGGATTATGTATGGTCAGATCCACGTATTTTATCAATATTAAATAGTGAAGTCGTATTAATTTCTTTATATGTTGATGATAAAAGAGAATTACCTATCGAAGAACAATATACTTCTAAGGAAACTGGAAAAAAGATAAAATCAATAGGAAATAAATGGAGTGACTTTCAGATTACCCGTTATAAAGCAAATGCACAACCCTATTATATTGTATTAGATACCAATGAGCAAAGTTTAAATAAACCTGCAGGATATACACCAGACATTGTTGAATACGAGCAATGGTTGAAATCTGGAATCGAGGGATTTAAAAAGTAG
- a CDS encoding response regulator transcription factor yields the protein MKILIIEDDQRVAELIQRGLDEHGFTPTLAYDGISGKKLALNNQYDLIITDIVLPKLDGLDLCREIRQIKPDLPIIMLTALGTTDDKVEGFDAGADDYLTKPFEMRELLVRIRALLKRSNGTINNTGFILKYDNLEMNLQTKNVKRNDIEINLTPKEFKLLEYMIQNSERVLSRTEIAEKVWDTHFDTGTNFIDVYINYLRKKVDKDFDKKLIHTRSGMGFILKVE from the coding sequence ATGAAAATTTTAATAATAGAAGACGACCAAAGAGTAGCCGAATTAATCCAAAGAGGGTTAGATGAGCATGGTTTTACACCTACGCTTGCTTACGATGGAATCTCTGGAAAAAAATTAGCCCTTAATAATCAGTATGATTTGATTATTACTGACATTGTTTTACCCAAACTTGACGGTTTGGATTTATGCAGAGAAATACGCCAGATAAAGCCCGATTTGCCAATTATAATGCTAACAGCATTGGGTACAACAGATGATAAAGTAGAAGGTTTTGATGCCGGTGCCGATGATTATCTGACAAAGCCATTTGAAATGAGAGAACTTTTGGTTCGCATAAGAGCTTTATTAAAACGAAGTAATGGAACAATAAATAATACAGGATTCATTTTAAAATATGACAATCTTGAAATGAATTTGCAGACAAAAAATGTAAAGAGAAATGACATCGAAATAAATCTTACTCCCAAAGAATTCAAACTTTTAGAGTATATGATCCAAAATTCAGAACGTGTTTTATCTCGAACAGAAATTGCCGAAAAAGTATGGGATACTCATTTTGATACTGGAACAAACTTTATCGATGTATATATTAATTACCTGAGGAAAAAAGTTGATAAAGATTTTGATAAAAAGCTTATTCATACCCGATCTGGAATGGGATTTATTTTGAAAGTAGAATGA
- a CDS encoding histidine kinase dimerization/phospho-acceptor domain-containing protein: protein MKIRTRLTLLFTFTTATVLLVFAIIILISAKENREKEFYALLKKEAITKANLFFNAKVDSKTLQNIYRNNRTTLNEVEVAIYTTSFQLLYHDAVDIDVVKETKPMIEKIVQKDEIQFYQNDWQVIGMKYKFQGKEYIITAAAYDEFGYIKLENLLETCIIVFIVSILLLFIVGRFFSKKAFEPIVEMTDKAKTISATNLHLRLYTNESKDEVSELATTFNKMLNRLENSFDSQKQFVSNISHELRTPLSAIITELELSTNKERNNDEYKVVILNTLQDAKKLAKLSNSLLDFAKANYDPSEIAFKQVRIDEILLDARQQVQKSNPNYNVAIHFENDFEDDEQITVNGNEYLLKVSFVNLLENGCKFSENNQSKVVISLKKKRLFYNLLITASVF from the coding sequence ATGAAAATAAGAACTCGATTAACCCTATTATTTACATTTACAACAGCTACTGTTTTATTAGTATTTGCCATTATCATCTTGATTTCTGCAAAGGAAAATAGAGAAAAAGAATTTTATGCATTACTAAAAAAAGAAGCAATTACTAAAGCCAATTTATTTTTTAATGCCAAAGTAGATAGCAAGACATTACAAAACATTTACAGAAACAATCGAACGACACTAAATGAAGTCGAGGTTGCTATTTATACAACTTCTTTTCAATTGTTATATCATGATGCTGTTGATATAGACGTTGTTAAAGAAACAAAACCAATGATTGAAAAAATTGTTCAAAAAGACGAAATACAATTTTATCAAAATGATTGGCAGGTAATAGGAATGAAATACAAATTTCAAGGCAAAGAGTACATTATTACAGCAGCTGCCTACGATGAGTTTGGATATATAAAATTAGAAAACTTACTCGAAACCTGTATTATTGTTTTTATCGTATCTATTTTGCTTCTTTTTATTGTAGGGCGATTTTTTTCTAAGAAAGCTTTCGAACCTATTGTTGAAATGACAGATAAAGCAAAAACTATTTCTGCTACAAATCTCCACTTACGACTATATACTAACGAAAGTAAAGATGAAGTTTCTGAATTAGCAACTACTTTTAACAAAATGCTAAATCGTTTAGAAAACTCCTTTGATTCTCAAAAGCAATTTGTTTCTAATATTTCTCACGAATTACGTACACCACTTTCTGCTATTATAACTGAGTTAGAACTCTCCACCAATAAAGAACGTAATAATGACGAATATAAAGTTGTTATTCTTAATACGTTACAGGATGCAAAAAAACTAGCAAAACTATCTAATAGCTTACTCGATTTTGCCAAAGCTAATTACGATCCTTCAGAGATTGCTTTTAAACAAGTTCGCATTGACGAAATTTTATTAGATGCTAGACAGCAGGTGCAAAAATCAAATCCAAATTATAATGTTGCCATACATTTTGAAAATGATTTTGAAGATGATGAGCAAATAACTGTCAATGGAAATGAATATTTATTAAAGGTCTCGTTTGTAAACTTACTTGAAAATGGATGTAAGTTTTCAGAGAACAACCAAAGTAAGGTTGTTATATCACTAAAAAAGAAAAGATTATTTTACAATTTACTGATAACGGCATCGGTATTTTAG